From the Accumulibacter sp. genome, one window contains:
- a CDS encoding helix-turn-helix domain-containing protein gives MTGIQFIERDGKREFTVIPIELYERLDAALEDADDAALADAARTVDDGFRIPAAVANALLDGEQPVKAWREQRSLTQEGLATMAGISTAYLCQIETRKRVGSLKTLRAIAAALGLKVDDLRD, from the coding sequence ATGACCGGAATCCAGTTCATCGAGCGGGATGGCAAGCGCGAGTTTACGGTGATCCCCATCGAGTTGTACGAACGCCTTGACGCGGCGCTGGAAGATGCTGACGATGCCGCGCTGGCCGATGCGGCACGCACCGTCGACGATGGCTTTCGCATTCCTGCAGCCGTGGCGAATGCGCTTCTCGACGGCGAGCAGCCGGTGAAGGCCTGGCGCGAACAGCGCAGCCTGACCCAGGAGGGGCTGGCGACGATGGCCGGGATCAGCACGGCCTACCTGTGCCAGATCGAAACGCGCAAGCGGGTCGGTTCCCTCAAGACACTGCGGGCGATCGCCGCGGCGCTTGGCCTCAAAGTCGACGACCTGCGCGACTGA
- the tnpC gene encoding IS66 family transposase, protein MNSAAIQRVLTLEEAASLTPQQVLDLYHTLYGEIIALKQQLDWFKRQLFGQKSERRIEIGTNGQMSLGEWLTQPALPEPPSRLIAAHTRKAATQRPDDGDAVPFFDETRVPVEVIELPAPATEGLSPEDYEIISHKESYRLAQRPGSYVVIKYRRPVVKLKASEALVCAPAPSNVIDGSRADVSFVAGLLIDKFAYHLPLYRQHQRLADAGFTLSRPWLTQIAQQGAALLEAIYEAQWASIRESRVKAMDETPIKAGQGVPGKLKRGYFWPVYGERDEICFPFFESREIKHVEAALGLTPAERAVLLSDGYHAYAHYAAKTGITHAQCWTHTRRGFFEAQAAEPEAAAEALALIGELYQVEEDIRQAGLKGERKKDHRLAHAKPVVERFFAWIDERFAAQGLLPSNPLTKALAYARDRRFGLEVFLSDPDVPIDTNHLERALRVIPMGRRNWMFCWTELGARHVGILQSLIVTCRLHGINPYDYLVDVLQRIGQHPAERVHELTPRCWKALFAANPLRSPLHRQAP, encoded by the coding sequence ATGAACTCAGCGGCAATCCAGCGCGTTTTGACTCTCGAAGAAGCCGCGAGCTTGACCCCGCAGCAGGTCCTCGACCTGTACCACACCCTGTACGGCGAAATCATCGCCCTCAAACAACAACTCGACTGGTTCAAGCGCCAGCTCTTCGGCCAGAAGAGCGAACGCCGCATCGAGATCGGTACGAACGGCCAGATGAGTCTGGGCGAATGGCTGACTCAGCCGGCGCTGCCGGAGCCTCCAAGCCGGTTGATTGCCGCGCATACCCGCAAAGCGGCGACCCAGCGCCCGGATGACGGCGACGCCGTGCCGTTCTTCGACGAGACCCGGGTGCCGGTCGAGGTCATCGAACTGCCCGCACCGGCAACCGAGGGCCTCTCGCCCGAAGACTACGAGATCATCAGCCACAAGGAGAGCTACCGTCTCGCGCAGCGCCCCGGGAGTTACGTCGTGATCAAGTATCGGCGACCCGTGGTGAAGCTCAAGGCCAGCGAAGCGCTCGTCTGCGCGCCGGCGCCGAGCAACGTCATCGACGGCAGCCGGGCGGACGTGAGCTTCGTTGCCGGCCTGTTGATCGACAAGTTCGCCTACCACCTGCCGCTGTATCGCCAGCACCAACGCCTTGCCGACGCGGGCTTCACCCTCAGCCGGCCGTGGCTGACGCAGATCGCCCAGCAGGGGGCGGCCCTGCTCGAGGCGATCTACGAGGCGCAGTGGGCGTCGATTCGCGAGTCCCGGGTCAAGGCGATGGATGAAACACCGATCAAGGCCGGACAGGGCGTGCCCGGGAAGCTGAAGCGAGGCTATTTCTGGCCAGTCTATGGGGAACGCGACGAGATCTGTTTTCCCTTCTTCGAGAGCCGCGAGATCAAGCACGTCGAGGCGGCGCTGGGGCTGACGCCTGCCGAGCGGGCGGTGCTGCTGTCGGATGGCTACCACGCCTATGCCCACTACGCGGCGAAGACCGGGATCACTCATGCCCAGTGCTGGACGCATACCCGCCGCGGCTTCTTCGAGGCGCAGGCCGCCGAGCCGGAAGCCGCCGCCGAGGCGCTGGCGCTGATCGGCGAGCTGTATCAGGTCGAGGAAGACATTCGCCAGGCCGGGCTGAAGGGCGAGCGCAAGAAGGATCATCGGCTGGCGCACGCCAAGCCGGTCGTCGAGCGCTTCTTCGCCTGGATCGATGAACGCTTCGCGGCACAGGGTCTGCTGCCGAGCAATCCGCTGACCAAGGCCCTGGCCTATGCACGCGACCGCCGCTTCGGCCTGGAGGTGTTCCTCAGCGACCCGGACGTGCCGATCGATACGAATCATCTCGAGCGCGCCCTGCGCGTGATTCCGATGGGTCGCCGCAACTGGATGTTCTGCTGGACCGAACTCGGCGCCCGGCATGTCGGCATCCTGCAGAGCCTGATCGTCACCTGCCGACTGCACGGCATCAACCCCTACGACTATCTGGTCGATGTCCTGCAACGTATCGGACAGCATCCCGCGGAACGTGTCCACGAACTCACGCCCCGCTGCTGGAAAGCGCTCTTCGCCGCCAACCCGCTGCGCTCTCCCCTGCACCGGCAGGCTCCGTAG
- the tnpB gene encoding IS66 family insertion sequence element accessory protein TnpB (TnpB, as the term is used for proteins encoded by IS66 family insertion elements, is considered an accessory protein, since TnpC, encoded by a neighboring gene, is a DDE family transposase.), with the protein MFFPEARIRVQVYGRPVDLRQSFDGLIALTRHVLREDPVSGQLFVFFNRRSTLVKVLYWDRSGFCVWAKRLEAGRFIPDWSKASTRETDWTGLKLLLEGIEPGRIRKRYRLPETPDMADKITLKHGLETSCRGIIPA; encoded by the coding sequence ATGTTCTTCCCGGAAGCGCGAATTCGCGTGCAGGTCTATGGCCGCCCGGTCGATCTGCGCCAATCCTTCGACGGGTTGATTGCGCTGACGCGCCACGTGCTGCGCGAGGACCCCGTGAGCGGACAACTGTTCGTCTTCTTCAACCGGCGCTCGACCTTGGTCAAGGTGCTCTACTGGGACCGCAGCGGCTTCTGCGTCTGGGCCAAGCGTCTGGAGGCGGGCCGCTTCATTCCCGACTGGTCGAAGGCGAGCACCCGGGAAACCGACTGGACCGGCCTGAAACTCCTCCTCGAGGGCATCGAGCCGGGGCGCATCCGCAAGCGCTACCGTCTCCCAGAGACCCCCGACATGGCAGATAAAATCACGTTGAAACATGGACTTGAGACCTCCTGTCGGGGTATAATCCCGGCATGA
- the tnpA gene encoding IS66 family insertion sequence element accessory protein TnpA, with the protein METTSRRLRVKRGAEQWRVLLSRFDGSGLSVAEFCAREGISDTSFHRWRSRLRAAGSSQPDRAVPAAFLDAGVLQRVPASAARLELTLDLGGGLQLSLVRG; encoded by the coding sequence ATGGAGACGACGAGCAGGAGGTTGCGGGTGAAGCGCGGCGCGGAGCAGTGGCGGGTGCTGCTGTCGCGCTTTGACGGGAGCGGTTTGAGCGTTGCTGAATTCTGCGCGCGGGAAGGAATCAGCGATACCAGCTTCCATCGCTGGCGAAGCCGCCTACGGGCCGCCGGCAGCAGCCAACCGGACCGGGCGGTGCCGGCCGCCTTCCTCGACGCGGGCGTTCTGCAGCGCGTGCCCGCGTCGGCTGCGCGCCTTGAACTGACCCTCGACCTCGGCGGAGGTCTGCAGCTGTCGCTCGTTCGCGGCTGA
- a CDS encoding type II toxin-antitoxin system RelE family toxin, with the protein MYQIEYTRAAVNALKAMPRNVALQVRGKIEPLAADPFAANNDVRKLVGRETYRLRVGDWRVIHDSKGDGW; encoded by the coding sequence ATGTACCAGATCGAATACACCCGCGCTGCGGTCAACGCCCTGAAGGCAATGCCGCGCAATGTGGCGCTGCAGGTACGCGGCAAGATCGAGCCGCTGGCGGCAGACCCTTTCGCGGCGAACAACGATGTCAGGAAGCTGGTCGGCCGCGAAACATATCGGTTGCGGGTGGGCGACTGGCGGGTGATTCATGACTCGAAGGGGGACGGTTGGTGA
- the csm6 gene encoding CRISPR-associated ring nuclease Csm6, with protein sequence MTNVSEPPGRYPRRILVAVTGLSPQIVTETLYALAIGAEETPFVPTEIHLITTRGGAEKARLALLSDEPGWFHQLCHDYELPPIRFGADTIHVLRDGNGDALDDIRSPDDNRHAADGITELIRDFTADPDCALHVSIAGGRKTMGFFLGYALSLYGRPQDRLSHVLVSEPFEASGGFYYPTPCSRVLELPGGRLVDTANALVTLAELPFVSLRHGLPEALLTGHASYNQTVEAARLALAPPELQLDLATRRVRAAGKVFALPPAELALLSVFARRALRGEAPVPAPPKELPDLAWRQRYLVELRWIDGLLGERDDTERALKNGMDGSYFSTHLSKLRKILQRELGPAAAPYLISDGGSRPRRYRLDLRPTAVGYDALEQEGVRA encoded by the coding sequence ATGACCAACGTGAGCGAACCACCAGGCAGGTACCCCCGCCGCATCCTCGTCGCCGTCACCGGCCTGTCGCCGCAGATCGTCACCGAGACCCTGTATGCGCTGGCGATCGGCGCCGAGGAAACACCCTTCGTCCCGACCGAGATCCATCTGATCACCACCCGCGGCGGTGCGGAGAAAGCGCGCCTGGCACTGCTTTCCGACGAACCCGGCTGGTTCCATCAGCTCTGCCACGACTACGAACTGCCGCCGATCCGCTTCGGCGCCGACACCATCCACGTCCTGCGCGACGGCAATGGCGATGCGCTCGACGACATCCGCTCGCCCGACGACAATCGCCACGCCGCCGACGGAATCACCGAACTCATTCGCGACTTCACCGCCGACCCGGACTGCGCGCTGCACGTATCGATCGCCGGTGGACGGAAAACGATGGGCTTCTTCCTCGGCTACGCGCTGTCACTATACGGCCGGCCGCAGGACCGGCTGTCGCACGTTCTGGTTTCCGAACCCTTCGAAGCAAGCGGTGGCTTCTACTATCCAACGCCCTGCAGCCGCGTCCTCGAGCTGCCCGGCGGCCGTCTCGTCGACACCGCGAACGCGCTGGTCACCCTGGCCGAACTGCCATTCGTGAGCCTGCGCCACGGCCTGCCGGAAGCACTGTTGACTGGCCATGCCAGCTACAACCAGACGGTCGAGGCCGCGCGCCTGGCGCTGGCGCCGCCCGAACTGCAGCTCGACCTCGCCACCCGCCGCGTCCGCGCAGCCGGCAAGGTCTTCGCCCTGCCACCGGCCGAACTCGCCCTGCTCAGCGTCTTCGCGCGGCGCGCGCTGCGTGGCGAGGCGCCAGTGCCTGCACCGCCGAAGGAACTGCCCGACCTCGCATGGAGACAGCGCTACCTGGTCGAGCTGCGCTGGATCGACGGCCTTCTCGGCGAACGCGACGACACCGAGCGCGCGCTGAAGAACGGCATGGACGGCAGCTACTTCTCGACCCATCTCTCCAAGTTGAGGAAGATCCTGCAGCGCGAACTCGGCCCCGCCGCCGCACCCTACCTGATCAGCGACGGGGGCTCCCGGCCGCGCCGCTATCGGCTCGACCTGCGGCCGACGGCGGTTGGTTACGACGCTCTTGAACAAGAGGGAGTGCGCGCATGA
- a CDS encoding RAMP superfamily CRISPR-associated protein, with protein MARTHIEYDLSFATPAFVGDAAQQAQWRTPPLKALIRQWWRVVKAPQVSFNVDGPYGLRVHEAQLFGSASDKQANQSLVKLRLQDWAGGRLENSTWPRQEMGKIPLGKPGQVIRADLYLGFGPITPASSKKGLAEQVRRAIDPQKQRNKLSVFFARTATENQIDEVRQAIQLASWFGGIGSRSRNGWGSITLQGDTIPRLPPSPNVLAAYCQPFRGCFTLDRDWPHAIGKDELGPLVWVGRRDGAPFRNWREAVLFLATVRRSVRCAAKRFGRNQDISANQLIAYPVTQSNNGKWGNDERIAGSLRLKVVETGQGLVPVAVHLPCAVPRVLFDKLSSSDQQWINSHQLDIWVAVHRDIDQKMNRLGAAK; from the coding sequence ATGGCAAGAACACACATCGAGTACGACCTCAGCTTCGCCACGCCAGCCTTCGTCGGCGATGCGGCGCAGCAGGCACAGTGGCGCACCCCGCCGCTCAAGGCGTTGATTCGCCAATGGTGGCGAGTGGTCAAGGCACCCCAGGTCAGTTTCAATGTCGACGGTCCCTACGGACTCCGTGTCCACGAGGCCCAACTTTTCGGCAGTGCATCCGATAAGCAAGCAAACCAGTCCCTGGTAAAGCTGCGCTTGCAAGACTGGGCTGGGGGCCGCCTGGAGAACTCCACATGGCCCCGGCAGGAAATGGGCAAGATCCCGCTTGGCAAGCCGGGCCAAGTGATCCGTGCCGACCTCTACCTTGGCTTTGGGCCCATCACACCCGCAAGCTCGAAAAAGGGGCTTGCCGAACAAGTGCGGCGAGCAATCGACCCGCAGAAACAGCGCAACAAACTGTCGGTCTTTTTTGCCCGAACGGCAACCGAGAATCAGATCGACGAAGTTCGTCAGGCAATCCAACTGGCTTCCTGGTTTGGCGGCATTGGCAGCCGCTCGCGCAATGGGTGGGGGTCAATCACGCTGCAAGGCGACACGATCCCACGGCTGCCGCCGTCCCCAAACGTCTTGGCGGCCTACTGCCAACCGTTCCGCGGATGCTTCACGCTCGATCGTGACTGGCCGCATGCAATAGGAAAGGACGAACTGGGTCCGCTGGTCTGGGTAGGCAGAAGGGATGGAGCACCTTTCAGGAACTGGCGGGAGGCCGTGCTTTTCCTCGCCACCGTACGGAGATCCGTCCGATGTGCGGCGAAGCGATTCGGCCGCAACCAGGACATCTCGGCCAACCAGTTGATTGCATATCCGGTGACACAATCGAACAATGGCAAGTGGGGCAACGACGAACGTATCGCGGGCTCGCTACGCCTGAAAGTCGTTGAGACCGGGCAAGGACTGGTGCCGGTCGCGGTCCATCTGCCTTGCGCGGTTCCCCGGGTCCTGTTCGATAAACTGTCGTCGAGCGATCAGCAATGGATCAATAGTCATCAGCTCGACATCTGGGTGGCCGTGCATCGGGACATCGACCAGAAGATGAATCGCCTTGGAGCCGCCAAATGA
- the cas10 gene encoding type III-B CRISPR-associated protein Cas10/Cmr2: MNSLWKKKLAAWLHDPAEKALVLMRDDVGHEHGSVQALRERLGIKGADFDKRADWFAAAADRPQWPCEPGRPRPAWANVRFANQPLLIHPLSGEEIDLGSLDDISAKHIRTVSLDHFSDLIESDANGQPNLRLTHLAFWRFGPEPALVAPEIGDLWRVLPADTRVPDHSIWSHLDTVSALAGALADDEPALLSMSFGPVQGFIAQARSTSDLWAGSHLLSSLVWEGLKLICAALGPDAIAFPSLRGVAAVDRWLLEVADAAGRGDQWRQRFTSIDAEWLQRATDANPLFAATLPNKFMAIVPARQAEQLARQVIAAVRDAARNWAAKAAQHVLDDPADGQHWHEQLDRQLAGFPEAQWAIAAWPIGSGSDGLPDADRLRQALATYGTDSLFGEKVWQVLGREVRVDGAEFFKPNAGIVYPAVHELAERSLAAAKSLRPFAPLPQHGYRCTLCGEREWLTDKVAQLDIPAGERRQTPWLRTAEAGRFGIRKGEHLCGVCTLKRLWPTLFVQGLGELLEDRPARFVISTHTMALATSLDRLVENFGPETLGRLSSLSRRFALLDYQPVALPGALHSRLSSLRPTTVVDIVKRLPSALDEARGEDAEERLAAGIAELLDARPETYYALIQMDGDHMGAWLAGNDPDYQCRFPATWHPQVRASLDRFRGDPTLAAYLDSSRPASPARHTAISAALNDFSTHVARHIVENVCKGKLLYAGGDDVLAMLSVDDLMPAMLLLRAAWSGSGDLSGLPGDIDVKGLHLAKGYARLKGRLMPMMGSRASASIGAVVAHHQAPLSAVLRELRRAEAAAKAHGRNAFCLRVIKRGGGEVGVTSRFWEMPHAVGATPAAPLLAGTPLGLLLRFAETLAQPEVSRRAVYNTLEWLTGLPERGCGGMSDDDWRHMLASNLAFQLHKQGGDKLCEQQYAGEFVDLACRESARPAETARVLGELLVTAEFFARNGRCFGQAAAQAGAPR, encoded by the coding sequence ATGAACAGCCTCTGGAAAAAGAAACTCGCCGCTTGGCTGCACGATCCGGCCGAGAAGGCACTGGTTCTGATGCGCGACGACGTCGGGCACGAGCACGGTTCGGTACAAGCCCTTCGCGAACGGCTAGGCATCAAGGGCGCCGACTTCGACAAGCGCGCCGACTGGTTCGCCGCTGCGGCCGACCGGCCGCAATGGCCGTGCGAACCCGGCCGGCCGCGCCCGGCGTGGGCCAACGTCCGCTTCGCCAATCAGCCGCTGCTGATTCATCCCCTCTCGGGCGAAGAAATCGACCTCGGCAGTCTCGACGATATCTCGGCCAAGCACATCCGCACGGTCAGTCTCGACCACTTCAGCGATCTGATCGAATCCGACGCGAACGGCCAACCGAACCTGCGACTGACGCATCTCGCCTTCTGGCGCTTCGGCCCCGAGCCTGCCCTCGTCGCGCCGGAAATCGGGGATCTCTGGCGCGTCCTGCCCGCCGACACCCGCGTCCCCGATCACTCGATCTGGTCGCATCTGGACACCGTATCGGCGCTGGCCGGCGCGCTCGCCGACGACGAGCCGGCCCTGCTCAGCATGAGCTTCGGCCCCGTGCAGGGTTTCATCGCCCAGGCCCGTTCGACCTCCGATTTGTGGGCGGGATCGCACCTCCTCTCGTCGCTGGTCTGGGAAGGTCTCAAGCTCATCTGCGCAGCGCTCGGGCCTGACGCCATCGCCTTCCCGAGCCTACGCGGCGTCGCTGCGGTCGACCGCTGGCTGCTCGAAGTCGCCGACGCCGCCGGCCGCGGCGACCAGTGGCGCCAGCGCTTCACCAGCATCGACGCGGAGTGGCTGCAGCGCGCCACCGACGCCAACCCGCTGTTCGCCGCGACGCTGCCCAACAAGTTCATGGCCATCGTTCCGGCACGCCAGGCCGAGCAACTCGCGCGGCAGGTCATCGCAGCGGTCCGGGACGCGGCCCGCAATTGGGCTGCAAAAGCGGCGCAGCACGTCCTTGATGACCCTGCCGACGGACAGCACTGGCACGAGCAACTCGACCGCCAACTCGCCGGCTTCCCTGAAGCGCAGTGGGCCATCGCCGCGTGGCCGATCGGCAGCGGTAGCGACGGTCTGCCCGATGCCGATCGCTTGCGACAGGCCCTGGCCACTTACGGCACCGACAGCCTGTTCGGAGAAAAAGTCTGGCAAGTGCTCGGCCGCGAGGTCAGGGTCGATGGCGCCGAATTCTTCAAACCCAACGCCGGCATCGTCTACCCCGCCGTGCACGAACTGGCCGAACGCAGCCTGGCCGCAGCCAAGAGCCTGCGTCCCTTTGCGCCGCTGCCACAGCACGGCTACCGTTGCACGCTGTGCGGCGAACGCGAATGGCTCACCGACAAGGTCGCGCAACTGGATATCCCGGCCGGCGAGCGTCGCCAGACGCCTTGGCTGCGCACGGCAGAGGCCGGCCGGTTCGGCATCCGCAAGGGCGAACATCTGTGCGGCGTATGCACGCTCAAGCGCCTGTGGCCGACGCTGTTCGTCCAAGGCTTGGGCGAATTGCTTGAAGACAGGCCGGCGCGTTTCGTGATCAGCACGCACACCATGGCGCTGGCAACCTCGCTCGACCGCCTTGTCGAGAACTTCGGTCCGGAAACGCTCGGAAGACTCAGCTCGCTATCGCGCAGGTTCGCCCTCCTCGACTATCAGCCGGTGGCGCTTCCGGGCGCGCTGCACAGTCGCCTGTCCTCGCTACGGCCGACCACAGTCGTGGACATCGTCAAGCGCCTGCCTTCTGCCCTCGACGAAGCGCGCGGCGAAGACGCCGAAGAGCGACTCGCGGCAGGCATCGCCGAATTGCTCGACGCCAGACCCGAAACCTACTACGCGCTGATCCAGATGGACGGCGACCACATGGGCGCTTGGCTTGCCGGCAATGACCCCGACTATCAGTGCCGCTTCCCGGCGACTTGGCACCCGCAGGTCCGCGCGTCGCTCGATCGTTTCCGCGGCGACCCGACGCTGGCCGCCTACCTGGACTCGTCGCGGCCAGCCTCACCGGCCCGCCACACCGCCATCTCCGCGGCGCTCAACGACTTTTCGACGCACGTCGCCCGCCACATCGTCGAGAACGTCTGCAAGGGCAAGCTGCTCTACGCGGGCGGCGACGATGTCCTGGCCATGCTCTCGGTCGACGACCTGATGCCGGCGATGCTTCTGCTGCGCGCCGCCTGGAGCGGCAGCGGCGACTTGAGCGGCTTGCCCGGAGACATCGACGTCAAGGGACTGCATCTCGCCAAGGGCTACGCCCGCCTCAAGGGCCGCCTGATGCCGATGATGGGCAGCCGCGCCAGCGCCAGCATCGGCGCCGTGGTCGCCCACCACCAGGCGCCACTGTCGGCCGTGCTGCGCGAGTTGCGCCGCGCAGAGGCAGCAGCCAAGGCGCATGGCCGCAACGCCTTCTGCCTGCGGGTCATCAAGCGCGGAGGTGGCGAAGTGGGCGTCACCAGCCGCTTCTGGGAAATGCCGCACGCCGTGGGGGCAACACCCGCGGCACCGCTGCTCGCCGGCACGCCGTTGGGGCTGCTGCTGCGCTTTGCCGAAACGCTGGCGCAGCCCGAGGTATCGCGACGCGCTGTGTACAACACCCTCGAATGGCTAACCGGTTTGCCGGAACGCGGCTGCGGCGGCATGAGCGACGACGACTGGCGGCACATGCTCGCGAGCAATCTCGCCTTCCAGTTGCACAAGCAGGGCGGTGACAAGCTTTGCGAGCAGCAGTACGCGGGCGAGTTCGTTGATCTCGCGTGTCGCGAAAGTGCCAGGCCGGCGGAAACAGCCCGCGTCCTCGGCGAACTGCTGGTGACCGCCGAATTCTTCGCCCGCAACGGCCGTTGCTTCGGCCAAGCCGCCGCACAAGCAGGAGCACCCCGATGA
- the cmr3 gene encoding type III-B CRISPR module-associated protein Cmr3, with product MSNYHFVQPLDVLMIRGNKSFGGDGQHGEAVMPPWPSLFAGAFRSVLLGKDAGQLASFAHGGDRLAGKLGTVLGSRDEPGSFAINWLSLAILGAEADTPQAIVPLPADLVAFDAPRVETLVSLQPTAASAGCMTSGELPLVAHLRIARQAKPETGRWLDTAGLAAHLRGELPARTLSSTALFKRETRLGIALDGNSRTATDGALYTSEAIALGQAVGFLVGCEGDDGQLPKSGHLRLGGDGKGASYRAMAFTAPLVAPHEIATSRRFRVILATPGLFADGWLPEGVTRRGSGEYRLQGDGFSARLACAAVPRFDTISGWDLARQQPKSAERVAPAGSVYWFDDFAGDVRKLAEWLASGLWGDNPDRQRRAEGFNRAWLGLWRNAD from the coding sequence ATGAGCAACTACCACTTCGTTCAGCCGCTTGACGTGCTGATGATCCGCGGCAACAAGTCCTTCGGTGGCGACGGTCAGCACGGTGAAGCCGTCATGCCGCCTTGGCCGTCGCTCTTTGCCGGTGCCTTCCGTTCGGTGCTGCTCGGCAAGGACGCCGGCCAACTCGCGAGCTTCGCGCATGGCGGCGACCGACTGGCCGGCAAGTTGGGCACGGTGCTCGGCAGCCGCGACGAGCCGGGCAGCTTTGCCATCAATTGGCTGTCACTCGCGATTCTCGGCGCCGAGGCCGATACGCCACAGGCGATCGTACCGCTGCCGGCGGACCTCGTTGCCTTCGACGCCCCCCGGGTCGAGACTTTGGTTTCACTGCAGCCGACCGCGGCGTCGGCCGGCTGCATGACGAGCGGCGAGTTGCCGCTCGTCGCCCACCTGCGTATCGCCAGGCAGGCCAAGCCAGAGACCGGCCGCTGGCTCGACACCGCCGGCCTAGCTGCGCACCTGCGCGGCGAACTGCCGGCACGCACGCTGAGCAGCACAGCTCTCTTCAAACGTGAAACCCGGCTGGGCATCGCTCTCGACGGCAACTCACGCACGGCCACCGACGGCGCGCTCTATACCAGCGAAGCGATCGCCCTCGGCCAAGCCGTTGGCTTCCTCGTCGGCTGCGAGGGAGACGACGGCCAATTGCCGAAATCAGGTCATTTGCGACTCGGCGGCGACGGCAAGGGCGCAAGCTACCGCGCAATGGCCTTCACCGCTCCCCTTGTAGCCCCGCATGAGATCGCCACCAGCCGCCGCTTCCGGGTCATCCTCGCTACCCCAGGCCTATTCGCCGACGGCTGGCTGCCCGAGGGTGTCACGCGGCGCGGCAGCGGGGAATACCGACTGCAAGGCGACGGCTTTTCGGCGCGCCTCGCCTGCGCCGCCGTCCCGCGCTTCGACACCATCTCTGGCTGGGACCTAGCCCGGCAGCAACCCAAGAGCGCCGAGCGAGTGGCACCGGCCGGCAGCGTGTACTGGTTCGACGACTTCGCGGGCGACGTCCGCAAGCTTGCCGAATGGCTGGCAAGCGGGCTGTGGGGCGATAATCCTGACCGACAACGCCGCGCCGAAGGTTTCAACCGCGCCTGGCTGGGATTGTGGAGAAATGCGGATTGA
- the cmr4 gene encoding type III-B CRISPR module RAMP protein Cmr4: protein MFEAQQLVFYSCVSPVHMGAGQAIGVIDNPIQREVHTGHPLIAGSGLKGAVRHHFTRTWKDSELISRLFGPERNASDHAGAIAFSDATLVTFPVRSLRNAFLHATCPSALARLKRIAGSTATWAVPTVSEGSAQLASAAILTNQRLLLEVFDFAGAANSKVTAIAEWLAANALPPGDEHDFFRSKLRNDLVVLSDTDFGHFVRNATVVEAHVRIDDQTGAAAAGALFYTENLPPESLLAGLLLASVERRKGPEKDHLYDADRVLAAVLHDQGERHGLHDHLLQVGGDATTGRGLLVIHAATGDRP from the coding sequence ATGTTCGAAGCCCAGCAACTCGTTTTCTACTCCTGCGTCAGCCCCGTGCACATGGGGGCCGGCCAAGCGATTGGCGTCATCGACAACCCGATTCAGCGCGAAGTCCATACCGGCCACCCGCTGATCGCCGGCTCCGGCCTCAAGGGTGCGGTGCGGCACCACTTCACGCGCACCTGGAAGGACAGCGAGTTGATCAGCCGCCTGTTCGGACCCGAGCGCAACGCCTCCGACCATGCAGGCGCGATCGCCTTCAGCGATGCCACGCTGGTCACCTTCCCGGTGCGCTCGCTGCGCAACGCCTTCCTCCATGCCACCTGCCCGAGCGCCCTCGCTCGCCTCAAGCGGATCGCCGGAAGCACTGCGACATGGGCCGTGCCGACGGTCAGCGAGGGCAGTGCACAGCTTGCCAGTGCGGCCATCCTGACCAACCAGCGGCTGCTGCTTGAAGTGTTCGATTTCGCCGGCGCAGCAAACTCAAAAGTCACCGCCATCGCCGAATGGCTCGCCGCCAACGCCCTGCCACCCGGCGACGAACATGACTTCTTCCGCAGCAAGCTCAGGAATGACCTCGTCGTACTTTCCGACACCGATTTTGGACACTTCGTCCGCAACGCGACGGTCGTCGAGGCGCACGTCAGAATCGACGACCAGACTGGCGCGGCGGCCGCCGGCGCGCTGTTCTACACCGAGAACCTGCCGCCCGAGTCGCTTCTCGCCGGTCTGCTGCTCGCCAGCGTCGAGCGCCGCAAAGGCCCCGAAAAGGACCACCTTTACGACGCCGACCGCGTACTGGCCGCGGTGCTCCATGACCAAGGCGAACGGCACGGGCTGCATGACCACCTGCTGCAGGTCGGTGGCGACGCCACTACCGGCCGCGGCCTACTCGTCATCCATGCTGCTACGGGAGACCGCCCATGA